GCCTTGGTTCGGGGCGAGGGGGAGGACAGCGCCATCCACAATCCCGCCGTCATCCCCGCGCAGGCGGGGATCCATTGGTGAGAACGCTTCGGCGCCATCCCCGGCCGCACTGGCAAAGGGATCCCCGCCCGCGCGGGGAGGACGGGTGGGGGGTGTCGTAAGCGCTGGAGCAAGCGAACGCGCCCATTCCGGCAGCACCAGCGTCTGCGGCGTATCGGAAAGGTTCAGCGCGACCAGCACGCGCGCGTCGCCATGCCGCCGTTCATAGGCGAGGACCGCGCCGTCGCTCGACACCGCATGCCAGCTCCCCACCGACAGCGCCGGATGCGCCCGCCGCAGCTGGAGCAGCGCGCGGGTAAAGGCGAGCATCGAACCCGGCGCGTCGCGCTGCGCCATGATGTTGCGCTCGGCCCAATCGGGGTTGAGCGGCAGCCACGGCTCGACGCTGCTGAACCCGGCATGCGCGCTCGCGTCCCAGGGCATCGGCGTGCGCACCTCGTCGCGGTTGAACGCGGTGTCGGGCTCGCGCAGCGCCTGCGGATCGCGCACCCGGTCGGGCGGGATGGCGACGTTCGGCATGCCCAGTTCGTCGCCTTGGTAGAGCGTCGGCGTGCCGCGCAGCGTGAGCAGCAGCATCATCGCGACGGCAGCCTGCGCCGGCCCGACGCGCGAGGCGACACGCGGCTTGTCATGGTTGCCGAGCACCCAGTTCGGCCAGCCATCGGCGGGCAGGGCGCCCTCATAGTCGGCGATGAGTTGCGCCAGTGCCGCGGTATCCCAGCGGGCGTCGAGCAGGTGGAAATTAAAGGGAAGATGCACGCCGTTCCCGCCCTCGCCATAATAGGCGACGAGGCGCGGGATCGGCAGGTAGATCTCGCCGATCAGCACGCGCTCGGGATAGGCCTCCGCGACGTCGCGCATCGCGGCGATGATATCCATCATCTCGGGCTGGTCGGCCGAGTGGACCGGAAGCAGCCGGTCGATGTCCTGCATGCCGTCGCGCCAATCCGGATTGGCGGGGTTGTCGGGGAAGTCGGGGTGCTTGATCGCCAGCCACAGCACGTCGATGCGGAAGCCGTCGACCCCGCGATCGAACCAGAAGCGCATCGCGTCCAGCATCGCCGCGCGCAGATCCGGGTTGCGCCAGTTCAGCTCGGGCTGTTCCTTGAGGAACTGGTGGAGATAATATTGGCCGCTGGCTTCGTCCCATTCCCAGGCGCTGCCGCCGAAGAAGCTCTGCCAGTTGTTGGGCGGGCCGCCATCGGCGGCAGGATCGCGCCAGATATACCAGTCGCGTTTGGGGTTCTCGCGGGAGGACCGGCTTTCGCGGAACCAGGGGTGTTCGCTCGAGCTGTGGTTGGGGACGAAATCGAGCAGCAGCTTGAGGCCGCGGGCATGCGCGGCGTCGCGCAAGCGGTCGAAGTCGGCGAGCGTGCCGAAGCGCGGGTCGATCCCGCAATAATCCGCCACGTCATAGCCGAAATCGGCCATGGGCGAGGGGAAGATCGGCGACAGCCACACCGCGCCCACGCCCAGATCGACCAGATAGTCGAGCCGCGCGGTAACGCCCGCCAGATCGCCGATGCCGTCGCCGTTGGAGTCGTTGAACGAGCGCGGATAGACCTGGTAGATCACGCCGCTCTGCCACCAGAGGGGGTCGGTCATTGGGGGCTCCTCGCGAAAATTCCTCCCCGTAACGGGGAGGGGGACCGCCGCCGCAGGCGGTGGTGGAGGGGCCGCGCCGCAGGCGCGGTGCGGGTGAAGCACGCCGGACCACCGCCGCGTGCCGCGGCGGCCCCTCCACCATGCTGCACATGGTCCCCCTCCCCGTTCCGGGGAGGATCTGAGAAGCACTTCACCCGAATCGCGCCTTCGGGATGTGCGTGATCCGGCAGGCCAGATCCGCTTCACCGCTCGCCACGATGTAGCGCTCGCCGGCATCGACAAGCCCGGTGGTGAACACCACCGGCGTCGGCAGATAGAGCTGGTGCGCGATGTCCGCGGTCAGCGCCGGATTCGCCTCCAGCAGCGGGACCGTGTCCTCCTGCCGCAGGAGGATGCTGGGATCGTCGCGGTCGAGCAGCGCCCAGAAGCTGCGATAGATGCCGACCGCTTCGCGCTTCTCCACCCCGTGATAGATCAGCAGCCAGCCCGCATCGGTCAGCACCGGCTGGCTGCCGCCGCCGATCCGCTGGTTCGAAGTCGATCCCTTGCGCGCACGGATGCCCGGCTGGTCGAGCGGCTTCCAGTGCAGCCCGTCGGGCGAGCGGGCGAGGTTGATCGATGGGCCGCCCAGCCATGGGGAATCGTCGGGATAGGCGAAGTACACCTCCCCCAGCGGCCGGGTCAGCGCGTGGAATAAGCCGCCGATCCGTCCCTCGAACAGCAGCATGTCCTTGTTCTGGTGGTCGAGCACCACCCCGAGCAGTTCCCAGTCGA
This genomic window from Sphingomonas sp. contains:
- a CDS encoding alpha-amylase family glycosyl hydrolase — encoded protein: MTDPLWWQSGVIYQVYPRSFNDSNGDGIGDLAGVTARLDYLVDLGVGAVWLSPIFPSPMADFGYDVADYCGIDPRFGTLADFDRLRDAAHARGLKLLLDFVPNHSSSEHPWFRESRSSRENPKRDWYIWRDPAADGGPPNNWQSFFGGSAWEWDEASGQYYLHQFLKEQPELNWRNPDLRAAMLDAMRFWFDRGVDGFRIDVLWLAIKHPDFPDNPANPDWRDGMQDIDRLLPVHSADQPEMMDIIAAMRDVAEAYPERVLIGEIYLPIPRLVAYYGEGGNGVHLPFNFHLLDARWDTAALAQLIADYEGALPADGWPNWVLGNHDKPRVASRVGPAQAAVAMMLLLTLRGTPTLYQGDELGMPNVAIPPDRVRDPQALREPDTAFNRDEVRTPMPWDASAHAGFSSVEPWLPLNPDWAERNIMAQRDAPGSMLAFTRALLQLRRAHPALSVGSWHAVSSDGAVLAYERRHGDARVLVALNLSDTPQTLVLPEWARSLAPALTTPPTRPPRAGGDPFASAAGDGAEAFSPMDPRLRGDDGGIVDGAVLPLAPNQGILLA
- a CDS encoding glycosidase; translation: MSDDYLIFRPDDVDLTRSPLRAGVNDATYVLGAFNPGFARLPNGNLLLMVRVAEALRDPVVDGHARGIRWTPSGYVLDRHPVAGLDMGDPRQFALKDRNPRLLGLTSLSWLLPVELDADGRTVVAVHYDKAIAPSASYMDYGVEDARITLIDGTYWMTVCGVSAERHCTAMYRSTDGLDWELLGVVLDHQNKDMLLFEGRIGGLFHALTRPLGEVYFAYPDDSPWLGGPSINLARSPDGLHWKPLDQPGIRARKGSTSNQRIGGGSQPVLTDAGWLLIYHGVEKREAVGIYRSFWALLDRDDPSILLRQEDTVPLLEANPALTADIAHQLYLPTPVVFTTGLVDAGERYIVASGEADLACRITHIPKARFG